Genomic DNA from Vibrio sp. SNU_ST1:
AAATTATAGCAAAAACATGATCATAGCTCGCTAATTGTACAATGAAATTTATATGTATTTCAGTTGCTATTAACCATAGAACGAGCTACACAGTATATATGATAAATGGAACAGCCGTTATTGATACTTAACTAAATTTAGATAGTTTGTGCTTAAGGGGTAGGTGGTTAGCTGAGTAGCAATGAACAGATGTTATAACGACTAGCTACAGAAGCGGTTAGCTACAACGGCGATTAGTTACAACAATGATTAGCTACAACAACGATTAACTAGAAACAACCGCTCAACATGGAGGTGTATTATGCAAATCAGTGTCGATGTCCATAACTATATGGAAACTTTGGTGGGAAATGTATTAGCGACAGAAGAGTATGTTTCTGGCTATACCAACGAGCAGTTAGCCGATCTTGCGTGTTTGGCTTTAGGTCAGCTTAAACCCATCTATATTCGCTTCGATGTCGATTTTCTGTCGGCATTGCCAGAGGATAAATTGGTGCTGTATAAACGAAATAGTGAGATCGCGGTCAAAAATGCAGAAAGTATGATCATTGACGACAGAAGACGCGAGCGTGACGACAATGTACCCGTAATCTTTAGTCAACATAATTTTGATGATGACGTTGAATTACAATGGTATGAAAAGCCATTGTTGAGCGGTAAACAGTCATGATAGTTTACGGTTAATTCGGTC
This window encodes:
- a CDS encoding late competence development ComFB family protein, yielding MQISVDVHNYMETLVGNVLATEEYVSGYTNEQLADLACLALGQLKPIYIRFDVDFLSALPEDKLVLYKRNSEIAVKNAESMIIDDRRRERDDNVPVIFSQHNFDDDVELQWYEKPLLSGKQS